In Mus caroli chromosome 19, CAROLI_EIJ_v1.1, whole genome shotgun sequence, a genomic segment contains:
- the Rnaseh2c gene encoding ribonuclease H2 subunit C isoform X1, protein MKNPEEAADGKQRIHLRPGSLRGAAPAKLHLLPCDVLASRPALVDRFFTPAVRHDADGLQVSFRGRGLRGEEVAVPPGFAGFVMVTEEKGEGLIGKLNFPRDAEDKADEAQEPLERDFDRLMGATGSFSHFTLWGLETVPGPDAKVHRALGWPSLAAAIHAQVPED, encoded by the exons ATGAAGAACCCGGAGGAAGCGGCGGACGGGAAGCAGCGTATTCACCTGCGCCCTGGCTCGCTGCGGGGCGCCGCACCGGCTAAGCTGCACCTCCTGCCCTGCGACGTTCTGGCCAGCCGGCCCGCCCTGGTAGATCGCTTCTTCACGCCCGCCGTCCGCCACGATGCAGACG GGCTACAGGTGTCGTTTCGCGGTCGCGGCCTGCGGGGCGAGGAGGTAGCTGTGCCGCCAGGGTTTGCGGGATTCGTGATGGTGacggaggagaagggagaggggttGATAGGGAAACTGAACTTCCCCCGGGACGCGGAGGACAAAGCGGACGAGGCGCAGGAGCCGCTGGAGCGGGACTTC GATCGCCTTATGGGGGCCACCGGCAGCTTCAGCCATTTCACCTTGTGGGGTCTGGAAACGGTCCCGGGTCCAGATGCCAAAGTGCATAGGGCCCTAGGTTGGCCCAGCCTCGCAGCAGCG ATTCACGCCCAGGTCCCTGAGGACTGA
- the Rnaseh2c gene encoding ribonuclease H2 subunit C isoform X2: protein MKNPEEAADGKQRIHLRPGSLRGAAPAKLHLLPCDVLASRPALVDRFFTPAVRHDADGLQVSFRGRGLRGEEVAVPPGFAGFVMVTEEKGEGLIGKLNFPRDAEDKADEAQEPLERDFDRLMGATGSFSHFTLWGLETVPGPDAKVHRALGWPSLAAALRWLATH, encoded by the exons ATGAAGAACCCGGAGGAAGCGGCGGACGGGAAGCAGCGTATTCACCTGCGCCCTGGCTCGCTGCGGGGCGCCGCACCGGCTAAGCTGCACCTCCTGCCCTGCGACGTTCTGGCCAGCCGGCCCGCCCTGGTAGATCGCTTCTTCACGCCCGCCGTCCGCCACGATGCAGACG GGCTACAGGTGTCGTTTCGCGGTCGCGGCCTGCGGGGCGAGGAGGTAGCTGTGCCGCCAGGGTTTGCGGGATTCGTGATGGTGacggaggagaagggagaggggttGATAGGGAAACTGAACTTCCCCCGGGACGCGGAGGACAAAGCGGACGAGGCGCAGGAGCCGCTGGAGCGGGACTTC GATCGCCTTATGGGGGCCACCGGCAGCTTCAGCCATTTCACCTTGTGGGGTCTGGAAACGGTCCCGGGTCCAGATGCCAAAGTGCATAGGGCCCTAGGTTGGCCCAGCCTCGCAGCAGCG